In a single window of the Aquipuribacter hungaricus genome:
- a CDS encoding TetR family transcriptional regulator, with product MVRRGQADGEGPPPPRPRGRRAAGADTRGELLAAASAEFAEHGLDGTSMRGVARRAGVDPALVHHYFSSKEELFTESVVTAQYLPLAARSLSGVTREDAAETLVRTVLLVWGRLDGRGALRAVVASVARSEVARDLLRELVLRRLLLPLVRRLEVDEPERRAALVASQVVGLGMVRYVVRVEPLASADDETVVAEVAPTVARYLFGPLPPLPGTPPS from the coding sequence GTGGTCCGACGGGGGCAGGCCGACGGGGAGGGGCCGCCCCCGCCCCGCCCCCGTGGCCGCCGGGCAGCCGGTGCCGACACCCGCGGCGAGCTGCTCGCCGCGGCCTCGGCGGAGTTCGCCGAGCACGGCCTGGACGGGACCTCCATGCGCGGCGTGGCCCGGCGGGCGGGCGTCGACCCGGCGCTCGTGCACCACTACTTCTCCTCCAAGGAGGAGCTGTTCACCGAGAGCGTCGTCACGGCGCAGTACCTGCCCCTGGCCGCCCGCTCCCTGTCCGGGGTGACGCGCGAGGACGCCGCGGAGACCCTGGTGCGGACCGTGCTGCTGGTGTGGGGCCGGCTGGACGGGCGGGGCGCGCTGCGTGCGGTCGTCGCCTCGGTCGCGCGCTCGGAGGTGGCGCGGGACCTGCTGCGCGAGCTGGTGCTGCGCCGCCTCCTGCTGCCCCTGGTGCGGCGGCTCGAGGTGGACGAGCCGGAGCGGCGGGCCGCGCTCGTGGCCTCCCAGGTCGTCGGCCTCGGCATGGTCCGCTACGTGGTCCGGGTGGAGCCGCTGGCCTCGGCCGACGACGAGACCGTGGTCGCCGAGGTCGCCCCCACGGTGGCTCGCTACCTGTTCGGGCCGCTGCCCCCGCTGCCGGGCACGCCGCCGTCCTGA